One Panicum virgatum strain AP13 chromosome 3N, P.virgatum_v5, whole genome shotgun sequence DNA segment encodes these proteins:
- the LOC120664803 gene encoding protein IQ-DOMAIN 31-like isoform X1 has translation MGKSPAKWIKSVLFGKKSSSRSTSTNSKDLSKGASNKGYAGKEPAFAESSPVISEPVLVSAHNNETVREVAKGENSNSQGEVAVPDVNQDLEKHVTVGSDASNDAERLREEHAAVKAQAAFRGYLARRAFRALKGIIRLQALIRGHLVRRQAVSTLRATWLIVKFQALIRGRNARVSQAAIHASWKLTQQNFGSAKPDSWKEKLSSNAFARKLLSSPIVVEALHFQYDEMDPNSAFNWLERWTTSHVWKPISQPKRVGADAKPHAKKASYAMETESGKLKRNARKSSVTPFEPSQTNISIEIEKTKRNPRKPSSAPADSVPDGQLTELEKVKRSLRKVTNSMAETSKVSNPAPEIPDHQEVQSERPLKNAKQVQVHSENQEPQNVKLSDNAKIDILVPDLQPDEEVASDPVTNDEKVDEPTVVAPPAEIMPLQDINNEENALVNDTEQRSKEEPLSTESLKGSKRRSSLSTKSEYPENGSKNSPALPSYMAATQSAKAKLRGQNSPRLSSDSAEKNGFTRRHSLPSSTNGKMIAHSPRTQRPTHAGGKDGAKGDKAMLSSRDLSERPLKAEWRR, from the exons ATGGGGAAGTCTCCGGCGAAGTGGATCAAGTCCGTGCTCTTCGGGAAGAAGTCGTCGTCGCGGTCCACCTCCACCAATTCCAAGGATTTATCG AAGGGTGCAAGCAACAAAGGGTATGCTGGTAAGGAGCCCGCATTCGCTGAGAGCTCCCCGGTGATCTCGGAGCCGGTGCTTGTTAGCGCCCACAACAATGAGACCGTGCGGGAGGTGGCTAAGGGTGAGAATTCCAACTCGCAAGGCGAAGTTGCAGTGCCTGATGTCAATCAAGATTTGGAGAAGCATGTCACTGTGGGGTCTGATGCTTCCAATGATGCTGAGAGGTTGAGGGAAGAGCATGCGGCTGTGAAGGCACAAGCTGCGTTCCGTGGTTATCTG GCACGCCGAGCATTCCGTGCATTGAAAGGGATCATAAGACTTCAGGCTTTGATTCGGGGTCATCTTGTAAGGAGGCAAGCTGTTTCAACTCTCCGTGCAACATGGTTGATCGTGAAATTTCAAGCCCTGATCCGTGGAAGGAATGCCAGAGTTTCACAAGCTGCCATTCATGCAAGTTGGAAACTTACCCAACAGAACTTTGGG AGTGCTAAACCTGATTCATGGAAGGAGAAATTATCTTCAAATGCATTTGCTCGTAAG CTTCTATCTTCACCAATTGTGGTTGAAGCTCTCCACTTTCAGTATGATGAAATGGACCCTAATTCAGCCTTCAACTGGTTGGAGAGATGGACCACTAGTCATGTCTGGAAGCCCATTTCCCAACCAAAGAGAGTTGGTGCTGATGCGAAGCCACATGCAAAGAAGGCCAGTTATGCAATGGAAACTGAGTCAGGGAAATTAAAGCGCAATGCTAGGAAGAGCTCTGTGACGCCATTTGAGCCTTCACAAACAAACATATCCATAGAAATTGAGAAGACAAAACGGAATCCCAGGAAACCAAGTAGTGCTCCTGCTGATTCAGTGCCTGATGGACAGTTAACCGAACTTGAGAAGGTTAAGCGTAGCCTTAGGAAGGTTACTAATTCCATGGCTGAAACCTCAAAGGTATCTAATCCAGCACCTGAGATCCCTGATCATCAAGAGGTCCAAAGTGAGAGACCACTGAAAAATGCAAAGCAAGTCCAGGTTCATTCTGAGAATCAAGAGCCCCAGAATGTTAAACTATCGGATAATGCAAAGATAGATATCCTGGTACCTGATCTCCAGCCTGATGAGGAAGTTGCTTCAGATCCAGTCACAAACGACGAAAAAGTTGATGAACCAACTGTTGTTGCTCCACCAGCTGAAATTATGCCACTGCAAGACATTAACAATGAAGAAAATGCTTTGGTGAATGATACAGAACAGAGATCCAAAGAAGAACCTCTTTCTACTGAAAGCCTTAAAGGCAGCAAGAGGAGGTCCTCATTGTCGACTAAGTCAGAATATCCTGAAAATGGCTCCAAAAATTCTCCAGCTCTGCCCAGCTACATGGCTGCAACACAATCAGCAAAGGCAAAACTACGGGGACAGAATTCACCGAGACTCAGCTCTGATTCAGCAGAGAAAAATGGCTTCACTCGCCGTCACTCCCTTCCATCCTCTACCAATGGTAAGATGATTGCGCATTCTCCACGTACACAAAGGCCAACCCATGCTGGTGGCAAGGATGGAGCGAAAGGTGACAAGGCTATGCTGTCATCAAGAGATTTGAGTG
- the LOC120664803 gene encoding protein IQ-DOMAIN 31-like isoform X2, producing the protein MGKSPAKWIKSVLFGKKSSSRSTSTNSKDLSGASNKGYAGKEPAFAESSPVISEPVLVSAHNNETVREVAKGENSNSQGEVAVPDVNQDLEKHVTVGSDASNDAERLREEHAAVKAQAAFRGYLARRAFRALKGIIRLQALIRGHLVRRQAVSTLRATWLIVKFQALIRGRNARVSQAAIHASWKLTQQNFGSAKPDSWKEKLSSNAFARKLLSSPIVVEALHFQYDEMDPNSAFNWLERWTTSHVWKPISQPKRVGADAKPHAKKASYAMETESGKLKRNARKSSVTPFEPSQTNISIEIEKTKRNPRKPSSAPADSVPDGQLTELEKVKRSLRKVTNSMAETSKVSNPAPEIPDHQEVQSERPLKNAKQVQVHSENQEPQNVKLSDNAKIDILVPDLQPDEEVASDPVTNDEKVDEPTVVAPPAEIMPLQDINNEENALVNDTEQRSKEEPLSTESLKGSKRRSSLSTKSEYPENGSKNSPALPSYMAATQSAKAKLRGQNSPRLSSDSAEKNGFTRRHSLPSSTNGKMIAHSPRTQRPTHAGGKDGAKGDKAMLSSRDLSERPLKAEWRR; encoded by the exons ATGGGGAAGTCTCCGGCGAAGTGGATCAAGTCCGTGCTCTTCGGGAAGAAGTCGTCGTCGCGGTCCACCTCCACCAATTCCAAGGATTTATCG GGTGCAAGCAACAAAGGGTATGCTGGTAAGGAGCCCGCATTCGCTGAGAGCTCCCCGGTGATCTCGGAGCCGGTGCTTGTTAGCGCCCACAACAATGAGACCGTGCGGGAGGTGGCTAAGGGTGAGAATTCCAACTCGCAAGGCGAAGTTGCAGTGCCTGATGTCAATCAAGATTTGGAGAAGCATGTCACTGTGGGGTCTGATGCTTCCAATGATGCTGAGAGGTTGAGGGAAGAGCATGCGGCTGTGAAGGCACAAGCTGCGTTCCGTGGTTATCTG GCACGCCGAGCATTCCGTGCATTGAAAGGGATCATAAGACTTCAGGCTTTGATTCGGGGTCATCTTGTAAGGAGGCAAGCTGTTTCAACTCTCCGTGCAACATGGTTGATCGTGAAATTTCAAGCCCTGATCCGTGGAAGGAATGCCAGAGTTTCACAAGCTGCCATTCATGCAAGTTGGAAACTTACCCAACAGAACTTTGGG AGTGCTAAACCTGATTCATGGAAGGAGAAATTATCTTCAAATGCATTTGCTCGTAAG CTTCTATCTTCACCAATTGTGGTTGAAGCTCTCCACTTTCAGTATGATGAAATGGACCCTAATTCAGCCTTCAACTGGTTGGAGAGATGGACCACTAGTCATGTCTGGAAGCCCATTTCCCAACCAAAGAGAGTTGGTGCTGATGCGAAGCCACATGCAAAGAAGGCCAGTTATGCAATGGAAACTGAGTCAGGGAAATTAAAGCGCAATGCTAGGAAGAGCTCTGTGACGCCATTTGAGCCTTCACAAACAAACATATCCATAGAAATTGAGAAGACAAAACGGAATCCCAGGAAACCAAGTAGTGCTCCTGCTGATTCAGTGCCTGATGGACAGTTAACCGAACTTGAGAAGGTTAAGCGTAGCCTTAGGAAGGTTACTAATTCCATGGCTGAAACCTCAAAGGTATCTAATCCAGCACCTGAGATCCCTGATCATCAAGAGGTCCAAAGTGAGAGACCACTGAAAAATGCAAAGCAAGTCCAGGTTCATTCTGAGAATCAAGAGCCCCAGAATGTTAAACTATCGGATAATGCAAAGATAGATATCCTGGTACCTGATCTCCAGCCTGATGAGGAAGTTGCTTCAGATCCAGTCACAAACGACGAAAAAGTTGATGAACCAACTGTTGTTGCTCCACCAGCTGAAATTATGCCACTGCAAGACATTAACAATGAAGAAAATGCTTTGGTGAATGATACAGAACAGAGATCCAAAGAAGAACCTCTTTCTACTGAAAGCCTTAAAGGCAGCAAGAGGAGGTCCTCATTGTCGACTAAGTCAGAATATCCTGAAAATGGCTCCAAAAATTCTCCAGCTCTGCCCAGCTACATGGCTGCAACACAATCAGCAAAGGCAAAACTACGGGGACAGAATTCACCGAGACTCAGCTCTGATTCAGCAGAGAAAAATGGCTTCACTCGCCGTCACTCCCTTCCATCCTCTACCAATGGTAAGATGATTGCGCATTCTCCACGTACACAAAGGCCAACCCATGCTGGTGGCAAGGATGGAGCGAAAGGTGACAAGGCTATGCTGTCATCAAGAGATTTGAGTG